Proteins found in one Neomonachus schauinslandi chromosome 1, ASM220157v2, whole genome shotgun sequence genomic segment:
- the LOC110594020 gene encoding zinc finger protein 564-like: MHGMFQDSVAFEDVTVNFTLEEWALLNPSQKKLYRDVMQETLRNLASIEEKWEDHDNEDQDENSGTNLRHTVERLCKRKQGCQCGKTFSQIPYHNQKKKSPTGIKLRKCTLYGQVFMYHSSFNKHMRSHIGHKPYEYQECEEKPYKCKECGKSFKHRQSIRMHERTHTGQRPYECKQCGKAFSSLRSFRIHERIHSAKKPKECTKCGKTFSYSSNLCKHERSHNGEKPYECKENEKALHSFTKFRRYMIKQNEDGFYKYKECEKAVSHYDVQKHERTHTEMKLYEWKLYECGKAFTYPSGVQSHVVIHTGDGPYKGHHKHEKTLERNPINVKIVVKPPPQFNFEDPA, translated from the exons ATGCATGGGATGTTTCAGGACTCAGTGGCCTTTGAGGATGTGACTGTGAACTTCACCCTGGAGGAGTGGGCTCTTCTGAATCCATCCCAGAAGAAACTCTACAGAGATGTGATGCAGGAAACCCTCAGGAATCTGGCCTCAATAG aagaaaaatgggaagaccATGACAATGAAGATCAGGATGAAAATTCTGGGACAAATCTGAG ACATACAGTAGAAAGACTctgtaaaagaaaacaaggttGTCAATGTGGAAAAACCTTCAGCCAGATTCCATATCATAATCAGAAGAAGAAAAGTCCTACTGGAATAAAACTACGTAAATGCACTTTGTATGGACAAGTCTTCATGTATCATTCATCCTTTAACAAGCACATGAGATCTCACATTGGCCACAAACCATATGAGTATCAGGAATGTGAAGAGAAGCCTtataaatgtaaggaatgtgggaaatccttcaAGCATCGCCAATCCATTCGAATGCATGAAAGGACACACACTGGACAGAGGCCCTATGAATGTAAGcaatgtgggaaagctttcagtaGTCTCAGGTCCTTTCGAATACACGAAAGGATACACAGTGCCAAAAAGCCTAAGGAATGTACAAAATGTGGTAAAACCTTCAGTTATTCAAGTAATTTATGTAAACATGAGAGAAGTCATAATggggagaaaccctatgaatgtaaggaaaatgagaaagccTTGCATTCTTTCACCAAATTTCGAAGATACATGatcaagcaaaatgaagatggattttataaatataaggaGTGTGAGAAAGCCGTCAG TCACTATGATGttcaaaaacatgaaagaacTCACACTGAAATGAAACTCTATGAATGGAAACTCtatgaatgtgggaaagccttcactTATCCTTCAGGTGTTCAGTCACACGTGGTAATCCACACTGGAGATGGACCTTATAAAG GGCATCACAAACATGAAaaaacactggagagaaaccccaTCAATGTAAAAATTGTAGTAAAGCCCCCACCACAGTTCAACTTTGAAGACCCAGCATAG